TCCTAATTTCCTTGCCTCCCTCAGACTGTTGTGAAATGAGATCACTAGGAAGCCAGGTGGACTGAGTTGAACAGAAAGAACCGTGATATAACAGTGAGATCATGGGAACCCCAGATCGTGAACCAGAGCTGGACATTTCAGTGATAGACATAGGTCTTTGGTTTCCTTGATTTTGTCAGCCAGATCAATATCTGGGCTAGGACCAAAAGGATGTTGTCAGCAAGACAGGTATCAGTGTAAGTAACTTGTCCCCAGACACTGCTCCCAGGATACCACAGCACAGAGCTGTATCTGCAGATGGGGAATCAGGGCTCTGGAGATTCCTGTCCCAATAGTTCTTTCCATGGCACTTCTGGTCTCTGTCACTCCCATTGGGATTTCATAGAGAAGCCAGTCAGCCTCATCCTGAATATGAGAGTGGTAAAGTGAATAAGGACCACTCTGCACTCATTATCTACCCATCATTTAGGGTACAGACTCATAAAAATATATGACACTGATGAACTAGGTCGATAATATTCTGATTTCAATAATAAAATTTGATAACACAAAATGCACTCAATGAACTTGATTCTCCTATGGACATGGATGCAGCAAACTATGAAAGATTCAATGGTATTTTAAGTTCCAGAACGTAAGCAGCACCTGAATGAACCCAGTGACGTATCAGAGATAAACATCCCCAGTGAGCAGAGTATGGTGGGACATGGATTTCTCTCAGtactcaggggacagaggcatgtggatgtctgtgactTCCTGGTCaactaaaagaaggaaaagtaaagaaaaaaggaaaacgaTTTGAAGATGTAAATAAAAACACTCTCCCCTGTGTATGGCTAAACTCTGTAGACGACACAGCTGGAGTCCCAGAATCTGGGACCTCACAACCTCCTGTCCCTCCTACTCCCCGGATACTAagagcctcttctgacctccacagatgacTGTACTCCTAACActcacaacacatacacaaacaaatatacacataaacaaaaataaaaataaatcttaaatctaTTTTCCTTCTACATTTTTGTGAAGATATATTTCCTGCACTGTATAttaaactaaatattaaaaaagagtaTCAGAATCCAAGATATGTCTAGTGGGAAAGCTGAGGATAAATACAGGCAGAGATGTAAACATCTATTAATTTCACCACATCATTGTATTTTGGAAAATAGCCATTCCTTTTTGTAAACATTATGCTTACATGTACTTTATTATTAATGTTCAATGaagcaaatgttttaaaattctaagTTCCTAACGTAGTAAATATGGACTGATATAATCCACACAAGCATAGGTACCTTTGAGGGACAGTCAATTTTTGAGACTTTATAGACATCCTGACATCTCAGTGTGAGAAATGTTGACTCAATGGCTTCTGGGCTGGACTCAGAAGGTATTTTGACCAGGATTAGATGGACAATGACCAGCGTAAGCAAATAGTCTTCATACACTACTCCTAGGGAACCAGGCCTCAGAGCTGGGTCTGAGCCAGGAAAGCAGGGCCCAGGAGATTCCTCTTCCAAGAGTTCATCTTTCCATGACCCAACCACAATGCTCTATATCACTACCATTGGGAATTCTTAGAGAAGCCAATCAGCCAAATCCATATCAAGATTATAAACTGAACACACACTAGCAGAAATTCAGTGTCCACTCTTCAAGCAGGATGAAGACCTTAGTTCCCACggctctcctcctgctgctcctggccAACCTGGCCCTGACCAGGAATCTGAAGGTGAGTGTGGGTGTCAGGAGGGAAAGGACCTAACCTGGGAGACAAAAGGACTCACCCCTCCCCCTGAGTCTGCAGCACAGGAAAATCTGTCTCCTAGCACAGCCAAAACCTTCTGgtcccttatttattttatatcctgtcCCCTATCCCCTGTCTCCTGTTCCCTGCACTTCTGTGAGAAATGTGGGGAGCAGCATAGGGTACTAGGAGGGAATTATAGATCTAAGTTCCACTGCACTTAGGTTCACACCCTCTGCACTATTTGCAAACTCTCCTCACTGGGCCTGACCTCCTGGAGCCCCAGTTCATCTGTGCTGTCTACATTAATGACATTCATATTGAGATATTCAACAGCAGAGAGGAGCCTCCGAGGATGGAGCACTGTGCACCGTGGGTAGATCAGCAGAAGGCAGAGTATTGGGAGAAGGAGACCGAGAATATGCTGAGTATGATGCAAGTACACAagaatttaatgaagaaaatattttgcaTCTACCATCTAAGTGAAGCTGGTGAGTAAACCCAAATTAGAAATCCCAAATTTCAAGTTCCCAATGGCTTTGCTCTAGGCCCCATTTCCAAGATTTACCCCAGCAAAATGTGACCCACATAGACTAGGCTACAAGGAGCCTTGGGACACTGACCTGGTTTTCTGCACAATTTAAGCTCAAATGTGGCCATTTACAAAGGCCAAGTGGGAGGGACGGAGTCACTGGAGGGCCCCGAGGGACCTGGCCCTGTAAGAATGGCTGACAGTAGGGACTTGGACAGAAAATCATACACTGCAGATCCTGATGGCCTGCCATGTGTTGCCTGGAGGGAACTTCAGTCATGGACAATATGAATTACTCTTCAATGGCCATAATTACATTGCACTGAATGAGGACCTGAGAACTTGGACTGCAGTTGTCAAGGCAGCGGAAATGGTGAGGAAAGAATGGGAGACGACAAGTTTtgcaaaatatttgaagaattacTTGCAGTATGAAGGTGTGAAGTTGATCCTCAGACAGCTGGACTACGGGAAGGAGATTATGCTAAGAACAGTTAAAAAAAGAACTGCCAACCCTGAACTGAGCCTAGAGCCCTTGTCCTCCTCAGCAGGGAGAAGCTGGATACTAACTCAGTCTTGCATCAACGGGGAAGAGTGTCATGGGTTTCCTACTTGAACAAGAGAGAGGGACTCTCATAGAACTAAGCCTTCACTCACGATAGATCAGTCTTTCAATTTAACAGCAATTCCCTTCCATTTGCCTTGTGAACCATGATGCCTGTCATGCTTGTTCACTGTCCGTGTACTTTGGAGGTCTGAGCTCAGTGCTCCTGAGTGTCTGTCTCATCCAGTCAAAACCAGAACTCTATATTACTGGAAGGAGATCCAGAGTTCCCTGCTCTGTGCTGGCTTATGTTAATTCTGAAATTTTCCAAGGAATAGATTACCCCATCTTTATCCTAAGATTAGACTGATGTGTGGAGTTGGCATCTCTTCTTCTAGCCAACTTTCCCACCCATTCAAAACAAGGTTACATGCAGAGTGATGGATATTCAGGAAGAATGCAAAAAGCCtgaattttctaatttattcCCTTCAGATACCCCTAAAATTCATGTGACCCGTAAGGTCAGAGCTGATGGGAAAATCACTCTAAGGTGTTGGGCCCTGGACTTCTACCCTGCTGAAATCACCCTGACCTGGCAGAGAGATGGGAGCAACCAAACTCTGGACATGGATGTGATAGAGACCAGACCTATAGGagatggaaccttccagaagtgggcagctgtggtggtgccttctggggaggagcagagataCACATGTCATGTGGATCATGAGGGCCTGCCTGAGCCCATCACCCTGAGATGGGGTAAGGACTGGGTGTGATCACAGAGTATATCACAGAAAGATTGGGAGTATTAGGGAGAACTGGACCAAGGTCATGAATGGTAGCTGCACATCAGAAGCCTCACTGTTCCATTCTTCTGTCAgagcctcctcagccctctgtccCCATCATGCCAATTGTTACTGGCCTGGTTCTTGGAGCTGTGCTTGTGGGAGCTGTGGTGACTTTTCTGATATGGAAGAGGAGGACTAAAGGTAAGGAAAGGGCAGGGtctgagttcaagtctccctgGGAATATCAAGTCCAGCTGAGAGTGTGCCTGTCACATGAGAGCAAATTTTCATCCACACAGTTGCTTATTCAGTCTTGTGCTGATGTGCTGACATTAACTCTATTGTGAAGGAAATAATGAACAGATTCTTCACTGCAGTGATAGAGATGGCAGAGTCCTGATCCTCAGCTGTCAGAGGTCAGATGGAAAGGTTCCTACTTAGAACACATATCCAGGAGTCCAGTTAGTCCTCCTCATGTACAATCTACTATCAGGTTTCCCCATCTTTCTCTGGATCTGCAGTCACAGTTCTGGAAACTTCAGATAAGGACCAGGAGATTCCTCTAAGCCTTGTAGATGCTGATGCTTCGATGAACTCTAAAAAAAGGGATTATTCACAGGGGTAAAATGGGCAGAAGCTATGTTCAGGCTTGCCAGTCATTACAGTGCGGTCTCATCCCTAAGAAATCAGTGGCAGTATAGAGAGTATTCCATGAAAATTCTCAGCCAGCCCATACCTCCTCATTATGTCCATCTTCAGAGGCTTTGATATGCTCTTGTATCACTTTCTACTTGGAAGTAAAGTTTCTAGGATGTCCATCCTTCTGTTACAGCTTTAAAATGTGACACTATAAAGGGTGTAATGTGAGACagggagaggtcagaggatagaaCCCTGGGGTGTGGGGACTCTTGGGATTGGGACAGTTTGAGTGTATGATGAGCTGTTCAGAATGTCACCATTTAAGACACTGATCTGAATTTCTTCCTTGTTATTTTCTTCTACAGGATAAGAGAGTTGGACTGAGCCTAACAGGAtttattctgttttatctttTCCCACTGTGGCTTCAAGAACTGATGACTTCTCTTCCTGCATCTGACTGTGACTATGTGTCTGTGTCCTGAGAGCAGAGTGTGAACAGGTGATGAGTTCAGTCCTGCCCGAGCATCAATAAGTCCCATCTACACACTGATCATCATTCCTTCCCCAGTCATCATTGCTGCTCCAACAGAGGCTGGGCTGGCAAACCTCCACCCCTGACTGAACTTTAGtttccactgagctgcatctttCATTCATCTTTCTTGAAATTAACCATTTTTTATTATGACACTTCTTTCAGTGTATATATTTGATTAGTGTACTAAAGATGAGTAAAAAttaatggagaaaataaagtCTCAGAACCTTCTGGAATGGTTTGTGCCATGCTAACTTTATTGCCTATTGTGAGAGTGAAGGCTGTGTAAAGACAAGTGATCCCTGTGTCTCCACAATTGTCGTTTCCTGCACTCTGGGCTCTCACACAGTCCCTTCCCTCCTGTGTCATTTTGCTAGCTCCTCATCCCCGTTCTTTCAATAAACCTGTTCACCAGGACATGCGATCAAAAGATCTCAGGCATTTGTAGGGTCTatccagtgtctgtgctgttcttTCATGTTAGCTGTCACCCTGTTCAGGTCTGATTCTGATATCCCATCAAGTGATGTTTAGATTAATGGTACTACAGGGATTACATTAGTTCTCAGTTCTGTATTTCAGTCTGGTGTCAATGTCTTCTGTTATTGATATTCACTGACACAAGTAGGGAGTGTTTCTGCCATTGTTCAACTGTAGATGTCTGTGGTATTCTCACCAAGTTTGTTAGAGTCCAAGCCTGGTTTCTGACAGCCCTGGGAGCTACAATATGTCAGTAATACTAGCACAGAGGAGGTTCTGCAAACAGGAGATTTGCAAGTTCAAAAtcaaccagagctacatactgagaccctgtctccaaaggaagTCATAAATAACTGAATGAATTAAAAGTTAATTTGCATAAGGGATGGACAAAGGCGTAGTAAGCTAATGCCACTCTACAGAAATATCAACTAAgattttaatttgagacaggaagtaggtttatGGTAGGAAAGTTATGTGGAATATACAAATTGGGTAACACCAGTTGATAAACTGCTAAAGTCTCTAGAGCATTTCATAGTAGTCACCAAAGCATAAGCACAGGATTTCAGAGCATCCAGTCTCTTTCAATGAAACTGGAAACCTTTCAAAATGAAGTAAGGGAATCCTATGTTAACACCTGTCTACAGTGATGGTCACAGAGGAGATCAAGAGGAATGGTGTAGATGAAATCAGCAGCATTCTCTGTAAAACTAACCACACTGACAGTCTAGACACTGGATGTAACACCATCGTAAATTCCTTCATCCTCCCTCATATCCCTGTGATCTCTGATCACCAGGAAGCCAAGGCTTAATGCAGGTGACCTCAGCTGGCCAATAAAAAACTGTGACACAACAGTGAGGCAAGGAAACCCCATAATCAGGGCAAGGTATGGACACTTCAGTGTGGTAGGTAGCCTTTATTTTACTTTCCCTCCTTGATTCTGTCAGCTACATCAGCACATGGGCCAGGACTCAGAAGGATGTTGTGAACAGGACCAGTACAGAGATCACAGTAAGCAACTGGTCCCCAGACACTGCTCCCAGGATACCAGGCCCTAGAGCTAGGTCTGAGTGGGGAAGCAGGGCTCTAGAGATTCCTCTCTCAGTAGTTAGTTAATCTTTCCATGAATCAATCCACAAGGTCTCTGTCACTCCCATTGGAAATTCTTAGAGAAGCATCATCCTGAAGATAGAGTTATAAAATGGATAAGGACCAGTCTGGACTCCCTCCAGCTAAGCCGTTTATCTGTTCTTAACTCTGAAGCTGGCCTCTTGCAGCTCTCACCTAGAATTTAGAAGttgtttgcttctgcctcctgaaagctgggattaaagtcaggagccaccaccgcctgtctaTTTTCTATTTGTGTATGACACATTTctatgcatgtgtttctgtgcacCATGCTCATGCTCAGTGGCTGGGGTGACCAGAAACGGTCTTTGGTTACCCTGTGACTGGAGAGAGATGGTTGTGAGTACAttattgggtgctgggaattgaaccctgtttTCATGGAAGGGTGGCCAACGCTTTTAATCACTGGGCCATCTATCCAACCCCCTTTAAATGATTGTTCCTGTGAGAACTTTGGAGGTACTCTCGGCCTGCCATATACAGGGCTCTGGGAACTCCTTCTCATAGGTAGGGTTCACTATAAACACCCTAATCAATATTTAGGAACTCAGGATGTTTCCTTGTTCTAGTTTGTAAAATTTCCCTCTTTAAGTTGCTGACATTTTTAGAGATTTCTGGTCCTCACCCACTACTTCAGACAGCTGTTCCTGATTCTAGAGGACTGTTGTGTAATGTCCTGTTGTCCTCCATCCTGAGGAAGTGGATATCCCAGActcatctgtttttgtttcctgtatcTACAGGGAATGAGACCTGTCTTCACTGCTGAGTATGAGTCTGGTGTGATTCTCCCCAGATGTCCCTTTTTCTGAGAACAgaggtatttctttcattgtccTACAAGGCCCGTGGACCCTTGACCAAGGAATCTCCATGCTATTGTCATGAGATATTTTAGGGTCAAA
This DNA window, taken from Peromyscus maniculatus bairdii isolate BWxNUB_F1_BW_parent chromosome 21, HU_Pman_BW_mat_3.1, whole genome shotgun sequence, encodes the following:
- the LOC121820856 gene encoding H-2 class I histocompatibility antigen, Q10 alpha chain-like, whose protein sequence is MTSDEDLSSHGSPPAAPGQPGPDQESEGSHPLHYLQTLLTGPDLLEPQFICAVYINDIHIEIFNSREEPPRMEHCAPWVDQQKAEYWEKETENMLSMMQVHKNLMKKIFCIYHLSEAENHTLQILMACHVLPGGNFSHGQYELLFNGHNYIALNEDLRTWTAVVKAAEMVRKEWETTSFAKYLKNYLQYEGVKLILRQLDYGKEIMLRTPEFSNLFPSDTPKIHVTRKVRADGKITLRCWALDFYPAEITLTWQRDGSNQTLDMDVIETRPIGDGTFQKWAAVVVPSGEEQRYTCHVDHEGLPEPITLRWEPPQPSVPIMPIVTGLVLGAVLVGAVVTFLIWKRRTKG